From the genome of Gilliamella sp. wkB7, one region includes:
- a CDS encoding DUF4198 domain-containing protein, protein MHKIFFLTLSGFVTCFITQAVSAHGIWIANRVDQKQIILGEGPLDNGYNPDTVKQIHAYTNDWVPSSIIKKDHSNYVTVEPSDKISVVTIDFDYGYWTQNAHGKYVNLPMNQVQGATTGTHAIKYSVNYLSSVTNPKIIKDIPLQIVPKIDPTKLKRGDTLPITVYKDGQPLANVPVIIDVVNNLDQTIKTDNNGEVDIIVPNQGLNVIGVEIGFPIKNSKLATQDKFFTTLVFTLIPEE, encoded by the coding sequence ATGCATAAAATATTTTTTTTAACTCTATCGGGATTTGTTACTTGCTTTATAACTCAGGCGGTCTCTGCTCATGGTATCTGGATTGCCAATCGTGTTGATCAAAAACAGATTATTTTAGGTGAAGGCCCATTGGATAACGGTTACAACCCAGATACGGTAAAACAAATTCATGCCTACACAAATGATTGGGTGCCATCATCTATCATAAAAAAAGATCACAGTAATTATGTGACCGTTGAGCCATCCGATAAAATATCAGTGGTAACGATTGATTTTGATTACGGATACTGGACGCAAAATGCACATGGAAAATATGTCAATTTACCCATGAATCAAGTCCAAGGCGCCACTACTGGTACTCATGCCATAAAATATAGTGTAAATTATTTATCATCTGTTACTAACCCTAAAATCATTAAAGATATTCCATTACAAATCGTACCTAAAATTGATCCAACTAAATTAAAACGTGGGGACACATTACCTATTACTGTTTATAAAGACGGTCAACCTCTTGCAAATGTTCCTGTAATTATTGATGTAGTAAATAATTTAGATCAAACTATAAAAACCGATAATAACGGAGAAGTTGATATTATTGTTCCTAACCAAGGTTTAAATGTCATTGGTGTTGAAATTGGTTTTCCAATTAAAAATAGCAAGTTAGCTACCCAAGATAAATTCTTCACAACATTAGTTTTTACTTTAATACCAGAAGAGTAG
- the fabR gene encoding HTH-type transcriptional repressor FabR, with translation MKNIKTSGVRAQQKQRTRRSLIDAAFNQLNAEQGFASLSLREVAREAGIAATSFYRHFRDMDELGLAMVDESGLTLRQLLRQARKRIEKGGSVLRTSVTTFIEFIDKNPKVFLLLLREKAGTSSAFRSAIAREIQHFIEELVDYLDNANQMPHHYNVAQAEAMVTIAFNAGAEAIDFDIIQRQKLIEDLIFQLRMVSRGAYYLYHKELIKEGKC, from the coding sequence ATGAAAAATATTAAAACCAGTGGTGTACGCGCACAGCAGAAACAGAGAACTCGTCGGTCATTAATTGATGCAGCTTTTAATCAATTAAATGCAGAGCAGGGGTTTGCTAGTTTGAGTTTGCGTGAAGTTGCTCGAGAAGCAGGCATTGCGGCAACATCTTTCTATCGACATTTCCGTGATATGGATGAATTAGGTTTAGCTATGGTTGATGAAAGTGGTTTAACTCTTCGCCAATTACTGCGCCAAGCACGAAAACGTATTGAAAAAGGTGGTAGCGTGTTGCGTACTTCAGTAACAACGTTTATTGAGTTTATAGATAAAAATCCCAAAGTTTTTTTACTATTACTTCGTGAAAAAGCTGGGACTTCATCGGCCTTTCGGTCAGCCATCGCGCGTGAAATTCAACATTTTATTGAAGAATTGGTTGACTATTTGGATAATGCTAACCAAATGCCTCATCATTATAACGTAGCACAAGCAGAAGCGATGGTAACCATTGCTTTTAATGCAGGAGCAGAAGCGATTGATTTTGATATTATTCAACGTCAAAAATTAATCGAAGATCTTATTTTCCAGCTTCGAATGGTTTCACGTGGTGCCTATTATCTTTATCACAAAGAATTAATTAAAGAAGGAAAATGTTAA
- a CDS encoding alpha/beta hydrolase family protein, which translates to MVKLYFLLNFLILFLPFICSASENIGFKKIHYDKQDGRPIDIAVWYPTNNNHGAVTIAENAIFYGHEVTPDAEPKISTTKYPLALLSHGYGGSWQNLSWLANELALKGYIVAAPNHPGTTIFDHNIEQSSKLWLRPQDLSKTIDALIGNQTFSNIVNFNQIAAIGHSLGGWSVIALSGARFSTNLFNQDCKIHSYLKGCHLLSELGLANSDLNKSMLDPRIKAFTSLDAGLTRGFTIESLQEIKIPSLIIGAGVDLDDTNAQLESGYLKQFLAKSSSTYITIPDAMHFSFIQMCKTNAIEILNQEKQGEGIICKDGGIRQRSEIHNEITRLVVNFLSDIFSNNKN; encoded by the coding sequence ATGGTTAAACTATATTTTTTGCTTAATTTTCTTATTTTGTTTTTACCATTTATCTGTTCTGCATCAGAAAATATAGGTTTTAAGAAAATTCATTATGATAAACAAGATGGTAGGCCTATAGATATTGCCGTCTGGTATCCTACTAACAATAACCATGGCGCTGTTACTATAGCTGAAAATGCTATTTTTTATGGTCATGAAGTTACTCCTGATGCTGAACCGAAAATCAGTACGACTAAATATCCATTAGCTTTGCTTTCACATGGTTATGGTGGAAGTTGGCAAAATCTAAGCTGGCTTGCTAATGAACTTGCTTTAAAAGGTTATATTGTTGCTGCTCCAAATCATCCAGGAACAACAATATTTGATCATAATATTGAACAATCATCTAAATTATGGTTACGTCCACAAGATTTAAGTAAAACAATTGATGCTTTAATTGGCAATCAAACATTTTCAAATATTGTTAATTTTAATCAGATTGCCGCTATAGGACATTCTCTTGGTGGTTGGTCTGTAATAGCGCTTTCTGGCGCTAGATTTTCGACTAATTTATTTAATCAGGATTGTAAGATACATTCTTATTTGAAAGGTTGTCATTTGCTATCTGAACTTGGTTTAGCAAATTCAGATCTGAATAAAAGTATGTTAGACCCAAGAATAAAAGCTTTCACATCTTTAGATGCTGGTTTGACAAGAGGATTTACAATTGAAAGCTTGCAAGAAATTAAAATACCTTCTCTTATTATTGGTGCAGGCGTTGATCTAGATGATACAAATGCTCAACTTGAATCGGGCTACCTTAAACAATTTTTAGCAAAGTCATCTTCCACTTATATTACTATTCCAGATGCAATGCATTTTAGTTTTATCCAAATGTGTAAAACTAATGCAATAGAGATATTAAACCAAGAAAAACAAGGTGAAGGAATTATTTGTAAAGATGGAGGAATTCGCCAAAGAAGTGAAATACATAATGAAATCACTCGTCTTGTAGTTAACTTTTTGTCAGATATATTTTCAAATAATAAAAATTAA
- the pcnB gene encoding polynucleotide adenylyltransferase PcnB, which translates to MFHIEEQKESRYVSISRNEHNISRKNISENALKVLYRLNKQGYEAYLVGGCIRDLLLGKTPKDFDIATNATPEQVQKTFRNCRLVGKRFRLAHIMFGKEIIEVATFRGEHSNQDEQNNIAKRSKSGMLLRDNVYGTIEQDALRRDFTMNAFYYSIKDFTLRDYCGGLKDLQNGIIRLIGDPKVRYREDPVRMLRTIRFAAKLDMQIEPTTAEPIKHLAPLLKNIPAARLFDESLKLLQSGNGYNTYLLLKKYHLFEQLFPVIERLFTQNNNSYLEKMLEQVLKNTDYRITNKQRVNPAFLFAAFFWYPIIEQTQLTCVESGLLFHDAFSMAINDVLSEQCRIIAIPKRLTTIMGDIWRLQLRMKKREGKRAFAILEHPKFRAAYDLLEMRASIEKGELLALAKWWDEFQHTSVDKRIAMVKQFSKTNKRRVKH; encoded by the coding sequence ATGTTTCACATTGAAGAACAAAAAGAATCTCGATATGTTTCCATTTCTCGTAATGAACACAATATTTCACGTAAAAATATTAGTGAAAATGCATTAAAAGTTCTTTATAGATTAAACAAACAAGGGTATGAAGCTTATTTAGTTGGTGGGTGTATTCGTGATCTTTTACTTGGTAAAACACCCAAAGATTTCGATATCGCAACCAATGCAACACCAGAACAAGTGCAAAAAACATTCCGCAATTGCCGTTTAGTTGGCAAAAGGTTTCGTTTGGCGCACATTATGTTTGGTAAAGAGATTATTGAAGTAGCAACCTTCCGTGGTGAACACAGCAACCAAGATGAACAAAATAATATTGCCAAACGTTCCAAATCGGGAATGCTACTACGTGATAATGTATATGGAACAATTGAACAAGATGCCCTTCGTCGTGATTTCACGATGAACGCTTTTTATTATAGTATAAAAGATTTTACATTACGTGATTATTGTGGTGGCTTAAAAGATTTACAAAATGGAATCATTCGTTTGATTGGTGATCCAAAAGTTCGTTATCGAGAAGATCCTGTTAGAATGTTAAGAACGATTCGTTTTGCCGCTAAACTTGATATGCAAATTGAGCCTACAACGGCTGAACCAATTAAACATCTTGCACCTTTATTAAAAAATATACCGGCAGCAAGACTTTTTGATGAATCTCTGAAATTATTACAATCAGGCAATGGATATAACACTTATTTATTATTAAAAAAATATCATCTTTTTGAGCAGCTATTTCCTGTCATTGAACGGCTATTTACTCAAAATAATAATAGCTATTTAGAAAAAATGCTTGAGCAAGTTTTAAAAAATACTGATTACCGCATAACTAATAAGCAACGTGTTAATCCAGCATTTTTATTTGCTGCTTTTTTTTGGTATCCAATTATTGAACAGACACAATTAACTTGCGTTGAAAGTGGTTTATTATTTCATGATGCATTTTCAATGGCTATTAATGATGTGCTAAGTGAACAATGCCGAATTATTGCAATACCTAAAAGATTGACAACAATAATGGGAGATATCTGGCGTTTACAATTACGAATGAAAAAACGTGAAGGCAAACGTGCATTTGCAATTTTGGAACATCCTAAATTTCGCGCAGCGTATGACTTATTAGAAATGCGTGCATCCATCGAAAAAGGTGAACTTTTAGCGCTAGCTAAGTGGTGGGATGAATTTCAGCATACTTCTGTTGACAAAAGAATAGCAATGGTTAAGCAATTTAGTAAAACAAATAAGCGTAGAGTCAAACATTAA
- the oxyR gene encoding DNA-binding transcriptional regulator OxyR, whose product MNIRDLEYFVSLAEFRHFRKAADACNVSQPTLSGQIRKLEDELGVMLLERTSRKVLFTQTGMMLVEQAKEILRNIQILKEMASRQGEEMSGPMHIGLIPTIAPYLLPHVITVLHESFPQLELYLHEAQTANIVAQLESGKLDCAIIAQVKETAQFIELPLFNEPMFLAVPANNELANKQTVKLSNLKGQKFLMLEDGHCLREHAMGYCFQVGIDEDKQFKATSLETLRSMISAGRGITLFPELAAPNERIRDNICYIPCTDPVPVRSIALIYRPGSPLRSRYETIAKTIREHMPKVFAEKERLLTSTNLK is encoded by the coding sequence ATGAATATTCGTGATTTGGAATATTTTGTTTCGTTAGCTGAATTTCGTCATTTTCGTAAAGCTGCTGATGCTTGCAACGTGAGTCAACCAACTTTAAGTGGACAAATCAGAAAATTAGAAGATGAACTAGGCGTAATGTTACTAGAACGTACCAGTCGCAAAGTTTTATTTACTCAAACAGGAATGATGCTTGTTGAGCAAGCGAAAGAGATATTACGCAATATTCAAATCCTTAAAGAGATGGCTAGTCGCCAAGGTGAAGAAATGTCTGGGCCGATGCATATCGGTTTAATACCAACCATTGCTCCTTATTTATTACCACATGTAATAACCGTATTACATGAATCTTTTCCTCAATTAGAGCTTTATTTACATGAAGCTCAGACTGCCAATATTGTCGCTCAACTTGAAAGTGGTAAGTTGGATTGCGCGATAATTGCACAAGTAAAAGAAACAGCGCAATTTATAGAATTACCGTTATTTAATGAGCCAATGTTTTTAGCTGTTCCAGCAAATAATGAATTAGCAAATAAACAAACAGTTAAACTCTCTAATTTAAAAGGTCAAAAATTCTTAATGTTGGAAGATGGACACTGTTTACGTGAACATGCTATGGGATATTGTTTTCAAGTAGGTATTGATGAAGACAAGCAATTTAAAGCAACCAGTTTAGAAACTTTGCGTAGTATGATTTCTGCTGGTCGTGGAATAACCTTGTTTCCTGAGCTAGCGGCTCCAAATGAAAGAATACGAGATAATATTTGCTATATTCCATGTACTGACCCTGTTCCAGTACGTAGTATTGCTTTGATTTATAGACCTGGTTCACCTTTGCGTTCACGTTATGAAACAATTGCAAAAACGATTCGTGAACATATGCCAAAAGTATTTGCTGAAAAAGAACGTTTATTAACATCAACAAATTTAAAATGA
- the pntB gene encoding Re/Si-specific NAD(P)(+) transhydrogenase subunit beta codes for MLSNGIIQAAYVIAALLFIFSLRGLSNQESAKSGNIYGMIGMAIALIAAIASINGGLHWIIIAMIIGAAIGLYLAKNVEMTQMPELVALLHSFVGMAAVLVGINSFLDPHTVAANEITIHLVEIFVGVFIGAVTFSGSIVAFGKLNGKISSKPLSLPNKHYLNLAAIVVSVILMFTFINAQTGAGALVCLLIMTIIALVFGFHLVASIGGADMPVVISMLNSYSGWAAAAAGFMLQNDLLIVTGALVGSSGAILSYIMCKAMNRSFISVIAGGFGSDGSAASSSDEEQGEYREMQPAEVAQTLKEARSVIIVPGYGMAVAQAQGAVSNITEKLRAMGIEVRFGIHPVAGRLPGHMNVLLAEAKVPYDIVLEMDEINDDFPDTDVVWVIGANDTVNPAAEEDPNSPIAGMPVLEVWKAKTVIISKRSMNTGYAGVQNPLFFKENSYMLFGDAKDSVEKVLQNL; via the coding sequence ATGTTAAGTAACGGAATTATTCAAGCAGCCTATGTTATTGCTGCATTACTTTTTATATTCAGTTTACGAGGTCTTTCCAATCAAGAATCAGCTAAATCAGGAAACATCTACGGTATGATCGGTATGGCAATAGCTCTTATCGCAGCAATTGCCAGCATAAATGGCGGATTACACTGGATCATTATTGCCATGATTATCGGTGCTGCTATTGGTTTGTATCTAGCGAAAAATGTTGAAATGACACAAATGCCTGAATTGGTTGCTTTGTTACATAGCTTTGTGGGTATGGCAGCCGTTCTTGTTGGTATAAACAGCTTTTTAGATCCACACACAGTTGCAGCGAATGAAATAACAATCCATTTAGTTGAAATTTTTGTAGGTGTATTTATCGGTGCAGTTACTTTCTCTGGATCAATTGTAGCCTTTGGAAAGTTAAATGGTAAAATTAGTTCAAAACCATTATCTCTCCCAAATAAACACTATCTAAATCTAGCGGCAATAGTTGTATCAGTTATCTTGATGTTTACATTTATCAATGCACAAACTGGTGCAGGCGCCCTAGTTTGTTTACTTATAATGACAATTATTGCGCTAGTATTCGGTTTCCACCTTGTAGCATCAATTGGTGGTGCGGATATGCCTGTTGTTATATCAATGCTTAATTCCTATTCTGGTTGGGCGGCAGCAGCGGCAGGCTTTATGTTACAAAACGATCTTCTAATTGTAACTGGTGCGTTAGTGGGTTCTTCTGGTGCAATTCTTTCATATATCATGTGTAAAGCAATGAATCGTTCATTTATCAGTGTTATCGCTGGTGGATTTGGGAGCGATGGTAGTGCAGCGAGTTCATCTGATGAAGAACAAGGTGAGTATCGTGAAATGCAACCTGCTGAAGTTGCACAAACATTAAAAGAAGCTCGTTCTGTTATCATCGTTCCTGGCTATGGTATGGCTGTAGCTCAAGCACAGGGTGCAGTAAGTAACATTACTGAAAAATTACGTGCAATGGGTATTGAAGTAAGATTTGGTATCCATCCTGTTGCTGGTCGTTTACCGGGTCATATGAATGTATTATTAGCAGAAGCAAAAGTACCTTATGACATCGTTCTTGAAATGGATGAAATCAATGACGACTTCCCTGATACGGATGTTGTATGGGTTATTGGTGCAAATGATACTGTTAATCCAGCAGCTGAAGAAGATCCTAATAGCCCTATAGCAGGTATGCCTGTTCTTGAAGTTTGGAAAGCAAAAACAGTGATTATTTCTAAACGCTCAATGAATACCGGCTATGCTGGCGTGCAAAACCCACTATTCTTTAAAGAAAATAGCTATATGTTATTTGGCGATGCCAAAGATAGTGTTGAAAAAGTGTTACAAAATTTATAA
- a CDS encoding PfkB family carbohydrate kinase, translated as MTLDITGAKDTFYGALCVSLAKGESLYYSASYASVFASLTINSEEALNMPFHQSLLQKMANK; from the coding sequence ATAACTTTAGATATAACAGGTGCAAAAGATACTTTTTATGGAGCGCTTTGTGTCTCACTAGCAAAAGGCGAATCACTTTACTACTCAGCAAGTTATGCTTCTGTTTTTGCTTCTTTGACAATAAATAGTGAAGAAGCTCTCAATATGCCGTTTCATCAAAGTTTACTTCAAAAAATGGCTAATAAATAA
- the mukF gene encoding chromosome partition protein MukF, which translates to MMDFSQSVPELVSWAKKNDFSIALPVERLAFLLAIAVLNSERFDGEMTESELIDAFRHVSQIFEQSEDTITVRANNAINDLVRQRLITRFASEMTDGYSIYRLTPLGIGISDYYIRQREFSSLRLSIQLSIVAQELKRAADAAVEGGDDLHWHRNVFAPLKYSVAEIFDSIDITQRVMDEQQAEVKQNISALLSQDWQAAISSCEGLLTETSQTLRELQDTLAAAGDKLQASLLLIQDATLDNPELDKINNVVLDLQSKLDRIIGWGQKAIDLWIGYDRHVHKFIRTAIDLDKNRVFSQRLRKSIQSYFDLPWSLTFANADRLLDMRDEELALHDAEVTGELPSELEFEMIEEIQEHIIRHIEQNLLIFKQENKPLDIGIAICSYLAQFPREQHFDIARLFIDQAIRLGIAEDDLLGIPSEWKPINDYGAKVQAHVINRY; encoded by the coding sequence ATGATGGATTTTTCCCAATCAGTACCTGAACTGGTCTCTTGGGCAAAAAAGAATGATTTTTCAATTGCTTTACCTGTTGAAAGGTTAGCTTTTTTATTGGCTATTGCTGTATTAAATAGCGAGCGCTTTGATGGTGAAATGACGGAATCGGAATTAATTGATGCTTTTCGACATGTTTCACAGATTTTTGAGCAAAGCGAAGATACTATCACTGTAAGAGCTAATAATGCCATTAATGATTTAGTGCGTCAGCGTTTAATTACACGTTTTGCAAGTGAAATGACTGATGGTTATTCGATTTATCGTTTAACTCCTCTTGGAATAGGGATCTCTGATTATTATATTCGACAGCGTGAGTTTTCGTCACTCCGTTTATCCATTCAATTATCTATTGTGGCACAAGAATTGAAACGTGCTGCAGATGCAGCAGTCGAGGGAGGGGATGATTTACATTGGCATCGAAATGTCTTTGCCCCTTTAAAATATTCTGTTGCTGAAATTTTTGATAGTATTGATATAACACAACGAGTTATGGATGAGCAACAAGCTGAAGTTAAGCAAAATATATCTGCTTTATTAAGCCAAGATTGGCAAGCAGCAATTAGTAGTTGCGAAGGATTGTTAACAGAGACATCACAAACACTTCGTGAGTTGCAAGATACTTTAGCTGCAGCAGGCGATAAACTACAAGCCAGTTTGTTATTAATTCAAGATGCAACGCTTGATAATCCTGAACTTGATAAAATTAACAATGTAGTACTAGATTTACAAAGTAAATTAGATCGAATTATTGGTTGGGGGCAAAAAGCGATAGACCTTTGGATAGGTTATGATAGACATGTTCATAAATTTATTAGAACAGCGATTGATTTAGATAAAAACCGTGTATTTTCTCAACGGTTACGTAAATCAATTCAGAGTTATTTTGATTTACCATGGTCTCTTACGTTTGCAAATGCTGATCGTTTGCTCGATATGCGTGATGAAGAACTTGCATTACACGACGCAGAAGTTACTGGTGAATTACCTTCAGAACTTGAATTTGAAATGATTGAAGAGATTCAAGAACATATTATTAGACATATTGAACAAAATTTATTGATTTTTAAACAAGAAAATAAACCACTTGATATTGGTATTGCAATTTGTAGCTATTTAGCACAATTTCCACGCGAACAACATTTTGATATAGCAAGGTTATTTATCGATCAGGCTATTCGACTTGGTATTGCCGAAGATGATTTGCTCGGTATACCTAGCGAATGGAAACCTATTAACGATTATGGAGCTAAGGTACAAGCACATGTCATCAACAGATACTAA
- the pntA gene encoding Re/Si-specific NAD(P)(+) transhydrogenase subunit alpha produces the protein MHIGIPKERLANEARVAATPQTVGQLLKLGFTVSVEQGAGHAAHFEDQAFIDAGATIQNNHDIWQNDLILKFHAPTDEEILLMKEGLTLISYIYPAQHQELLEKLATKNITVMAMDCVPRISRAQSLDALSSMSNIAGYRSVIEAANQFGRFFTGQVTAAGKVPPAKVLVIGAGVAGLAAIGAAVSLGAIVRAFDTRPEVAEQINSMGADFLELDFEEEAGSGDGYAKQMSAAFIEAEMALFAEQAKDVDIIITTALIPGKPAPKLISKEMVESMKPGSVIVDLAALTGGNCELTKPGEVFETDNNVKIVGYTDLANRMPAQASQLYGTNIVNLLKLLTKEKDGSIDINFEDVVIRGVTVVKDKEITWPAPPIQVSAQPQKKAVEPIAKPEPKPMDPQKKYGILALIIIAYFWLANSVPESFLGHFTVFALSCVVGYYVVWNVTHSLHTPLMSVTNAISGIILVGAILQVGDDNGLTTAIAFIAILIASINIFGGFFVTQRMLKMFQRGK, from the coding sequence ATGCATATCGGTATACCCAAAGAACGGTTAGCCAATGAAGCTAGAGTTGCAGCAACTCCCCAAACAGTTGGACAACTGTTAAAACTTGGATTTACAGTTTCTGTAGAACAAGGTGCAGGACACGCTGCTCATTTTGAAGATCAAGCATTTATTGATGCTGGAGCAACAATTCAAAATAATCATGATATTTGGCAAAATGACCTTATTTTAAAATTTCATGCACCAACAGATGAAGAAATTTTACTAATGAAAGAGGGATTAACTCTCATTAGCTATATTTATCCAGCCCAACATCAAGAACTTTTAGAAAAGCTTGCAACTAAAAATATAACTGTAATGGCTATGGACTGTGTTCCACGTATCTCGCGCGCTCAGTCCCTTGATGCATTAAGCTCAATGTCTAATATTGCAGGCTATCGTTCTGTTATTGAAGCAGCAAATCAATTCGGTCGATTCTTTACTGGTCAAGTAACGGCTGCAGGTAAAGTACCGCCAGCAAAAGTTTTGGTAATTGGTGCAGGTGTTGCAGGCCTTGCAGCAATTGGCGCAGCAGTTAGTTTAGGTGCGATTGTTCGTGCATTTGATACACGCCCAGAAGTTGCAGAACAAATTAATAGTATGGGTGCTGACTTCTTAGAGTTAGATTTCGAAGAAGAAGCAGGTTCTGGTGACGGCTATGCAAAACAAATGTCTGCTGCCTTTATTGAAGCTGAAATGGCATTATTTGCTGAACAAGCAAAAGACGTAGATATCATTATTACTACAGCATTAATCCCTGGAAAACCAGCACCAAAACTTATTTCGAAAGAAATGGTTGAATCAATGAAACCAGGTAGTGTTATCGTTGATTTAGCAGCCTTAACGGGAGGTAACTGCGAGTTAACAAAACCAGGTGAAGTATTTGAAACAGATAATAATGTAAAAATTGTTGGTTATACTGATTTAGCTAATCGTATGCCAGCTCAGGCATCTCAACTTTATGGGACTAACATCGTTAATTTATTAAAACTGCTTACTAAAGAAAAAGATGGCAGCATTGATATTAACTTTGAAGATGTGGTTATCCGTGGCGTAACAGTAGTCAAAGATAAAGAAATCACTTGGCCTGCACCACCAATTCAAGTATCGGCTCAGCCTCAGAAAAAAGCAGTTGAACCTATTGCAAAACCAGAACCAAAACCAATGGATCCTCAGAAAAAATATGGGATTTTAGCGTTAATCATTATTGCTTACTTCTGGTTAGCAAACTCAGTACCTGAAAGCTTTTTAGGACATTTTACTGTATTTGCGCTATCTTGCGTTGTTGGTTATTACGTAGTTTGGAATGTTACCCATTCTCTGCATACACCACTTATGTCTGTAACCAATGCTATTTCTGGAATCATATTAGTTGGGGCTATATTACAAGTCGGTGATGATAATGGCTTAACTACGGCAATTGCATTTATTGCTATTTTGATTGCTAGTATTAATATTTTTGGTGGATTCTTTGTTACCCAAAGAATGCTAAAAATGTTCCAACGTGGCAAATAA
- the uriT gene encoding uridine transporter UriT: MLDQSKEKKNIITLMVALLAACVAFQLNASMLSPVLVTIAKELGTNDAAVGLSQTSFFTAAALFSLFLPRLSDIKGRKKVLTFMLLIMTLGTILAALAPNIEVLYAARIIQGVSGPVVPLCLLMLSYEVKDAKQYGMLMGIITAVNGGIAGVDAIAGGLLATYFGFRSVFWVIAVVAAISTYFVYRFAPESKPSAGTKMDWIGVLFIVLTIAALLLALNEAGNIGNANWLYVTGLTLFAIVCFMLFWRTEKRNKQPLVTIEHLKRRATWALLLTTTLTMTGIFAIVNGLVMSIAQNHEIGFGLDPDWASLILLTPYALIGWFIGPFSGRLAPTMGYNKVLKLGLLGCIIGILVIMFYGIHSLTILSICVIALGIFYAGMANIILNGLGIVLSPSNNPGFLPGMNAGAFNLGAGLSFALLPAIQMINANTLTGYFNGMLLGLIITILALLSSFLIPRPINAEL; the protein is encoded by the coding sequence ATGTTAGATCAAAGTAAGGAAAAGAAAAATATTATAACATTAATGGTTGCGTTACTTGCAGCTTGTGTTGCATTTCAACTTAATGCAAGCATGTTAAGTCCAGTATTAGTAACAATAGCTAAAGAGTTAGGAACCAATGATGCAGCTGTTGGTTTATCGCAAACCTCTTTTTTTACTGCTGCCGCTTTATTTTCACTATTCTTACCTCGTTTGAGTGATATAAAAGGTCGTAAAAAAGTATTAACCTTTATGTTGCTTATTATGACATTAGGTACCATACTTGCAGCATTAGCACCCAATATAGAAGTATTGTATGCAGCCCGAATCATACAAGGTGTATCAGGTCCTGTTGTACCACTCTGTTTATTAATGCTTAGTTATGAAGTTAAAGATGCCAAACAATATGGTATGTTAATGGGAATTATTACAGCTGTAAATGGTGGTATTGCTGGTGTTGATGCAATTGCAGGTGGCTTACTTGCTACATATTTTGGTTTCCGTTCAGTATTTTGGGTTATTGCTGTCGTTGCTGCTATTTCTACCTATTTTGTCTATCGTTTTGCTCCAGAATCAAAACCGTCAGCTGGAACTAAAATGGATTGGATAGGTGTTCTATTCATTGTCCTTACTATTGCAGCTTTGCTATTAGCACTTAATGAGGCTGGTAATATTGGCAATGCCAATTGGCTTTATGTCACTGGACTCACATTGTTTGCTATTGTTTGTTTTATGTTATTTTGGCGTACCGAAAAACGCAATAAACAACCTTTGGTTACAATCGAACATTTAAAAAGAAGAGCGACGTGGGCTTTATTATTAACCACAACATTAACCATGACAGGTATTTTTGCGATAGTAAATGGTTTAGTTATGTCAATAGCACAAAATCATGAAATAGGTTTTGGACTTGATCCTGATTGGGCTTCACTTATTCTTCTTACTCCATATGCATTAATTGGTTGGTTTATTGGCCCATTCTCAGGTCGTTTAGCTCCAACGATGGGATATAATAAAGTATTAAAACTAGGTTTATTGGGTTGTATTATTGGTATTTTAGTAATCATGTTTTATGGTATTCATTCCTTAACAATTTTATCTATTTGCGTTATAGCATTAGGTATTTTTTATGCAGGAATGGCTAATATTATCTTAAATGGATTAGGTATCGTTTTATCGCCATCAAATAATCCAGGGTTTTTACCGGGCATGAATGCAGGTGCATTTAATTTAGGTGCAGGATTAAGTTTTGCATTGTTACCCGCTATACAAATGATAAACGCCAATACATTAACGGGTTATTTCAACGGTATGTTATTGGGATTAATTATTACCATTTTAGCTTTACTTTCTAGCTTTCTAATTCCTAGACCTATTAATGCAGAGTTATAA